From Saccopteryx leptura isolate mSacLep1 chromosome 3, mSacLep1_pri_phased_curated, whole genome shotgun sequence, one genomic window encodes:
- the LYPD5 gene encoding ly6/PLAUR domain-containing protein 5 isoform X2 — protein sequence MRVLRAILLCLYGTMLCLTGYRAPVTMVQKGCWTGPPSGQMQSNDNALPPDYSVIRGCTIDWCNDDLMTHDTIPNLSPAPNPPALSGTECYACVGIRPEDCTPEKSRRVQCHQDQSVCFQGNGQMTVGNFSVPVYIRTCHRPSCTIMGTSSPWTDIDLLGSCCEGHLCNRGSVAQRFAVDSAAAPPLAPHTVALLLVAPLLVGPLGGPLGFSP from the exons ATGAGAGTCCTTAGAGCCATCCTGCTCTGCCTCTATGGGACTATGCTCTGCCTGACAG GGTACCGCGCCCCGGTGACCATGGTACAGAAGGGCTGCTGGACCGGCCCGCCCAGCGGCCAGATGCAGTCCAACGACAACGCGCTGCCGCCCGACTACTCGGTGATACGCGGCTGCACCATCGACTGGTGCAACGATGACCTCATGACCCATGACACCATCCCCAACCTGAGCCCAG CGCCCAACCCGCCCGCGCTCAGCGGCACCGAGTGCTACGCCTGCGTGGGGATCCGCCCGGAGGACTGCACCCCGGAGAAGTCCCGACGGGTCCAGTGTCACCAGGACCAAAGTGTCTGCTTCCAGGGCAATGGCCAAATGACCGTTG GTAACTTCTCAGTCCCAGTGTACATCAGAACCTGCCACCGGCCCTCCTGCACCATCATGGGCACCTCCAGCCCCTGGACAGACATCGACCTCCTGGGCTCCTGCTGTGAAGGGCACCTCTGCAACAGGGGCTCCGTGGCGCAGCGCTTCGCCGTGGATTCCGCTGCCGCCCCGCCTCTGGCACCCCACACAGTGGCCCTGCTCCTCGTGGCTCCCCTGCTGGTTGGTCCTCTGGGAGGACCCCTCGGTTTCTCCCCATAG
- the LYPD5 gene encoding ly6/PLAUR domain-containing protein 5 isoform X1 has protein sequence MRVLRAILLCLYGTMLCLTASQALQCYSFQHIYFGPFDLSHMKLPNVSCPDGCSEAVLSLDTGYRAPVTMVQKGCWTGPPSGQMQSNDNALPPDYSVIRGCTIDWCNDDLMTHDTIPNLSPAPNPPALSGTECYACVGIRPEDCTPEKSRRVQCHQDQSVCFQGNGQMTVGNFSVPVYIRTCHRPSCTIMGTSSPWTDIDLLGSCCEGHLCNRGSVAQRFAVDSAAAPPLAPHTVALLLVAPLLVGPLGGPLGFSP, from the exons ATGAGAGTCCTTAGAGCCATCCTGCTCTGCCTCTATGGGACTATGCTCTGCCTGACAG CGTCCCAAGCCCTACAATGCTACAGCTTTCAGCACATCTACTTTGGGCCCTTTGACCTCAGTCACATGAAACTCCCCAACGTCTCCTGTCCCGATGGATGCTCTGAGGCTGTCTTGTCGCTGGACACTG GGTACCGCGCCCCGGTGACCATGGTACAGAAGGGCTGCTGGACCGGCCCGCCCAGCGGCCAGATGCAGTCCAACGACAACGCGCTGCCGCCCGACTACTCGGTGATACGCGGCTGCACCATCGACTGGTGCAACGATGACCTCATGACCCATGACACCATCCCCAACCTGAGCCCAG CGCCCAACCCGCCCGCGCTCAGCGGCACCGAGTGCTACGCCTGCGTGGGGATCCGCCCGGAGGACTGCACCCCGGAGAAGTCCCGACGGGTCCAGTGTCACCAGGACCAAAGTGTCTGCTTCCAGGGCAATGGCCAAATGACCGTTG GTAACTTCTCAGTCCCAGTGTACATCAGAACCTGCCACCGGCCCTCCTGCACCATCATGGGCACCTCCAGCCCCTGGACAGACATCGACCTCCTGGGCTCCTGCTGTGAAGGGCACCTCTGCAACAGGGGCTCCGTGGCGCAGCGCTTCGCCGTGGATTCCGCTGCCGCCCCGCCTCTGGCACCCCACACAGTGGCCCTGCTCCTCGTGGCTCCCCTGCTGGTTGGTCCTCTGGGAGGACCCCTCGGTTTCTCCCCATAG